A window of Flavobacterium flavigenum contains these coding sequences:
- the ilvD gene encoding dihydroxy-acid dehydratase gives MELNKYSKTITQDETQPASQAMFYGIGLTEEDLKKAQVGIVSMGYDGNPCNMHLNDLAKDIKRGVWDADLVGLIFNTIGVSDGISNGNDGMRFSLVSRDVIADSIETVMGAQWYDGMIAVPGCDKNMPGALMAMGRVNRPSIMVYGGSIHPGKWKGEDLNIVSAFEALGKKIKNTITPEDFKGVIQNACPGAGACGGMYTANTMSSAIEALGMSLPYSSSNPALSPEKKQECVDAGKAIRILLEKDIKPRDIMTRKAFENAITMVAVLGGSTNAVMHLIAMAHSVGIELTLKDFQDISDKTPLLADLKPSGKYLMEDLHNVGGVPGVMKYLLKEGFLHGDCLTVTGKTIAENLASVPDLHDGQQVVFEISKALKSTGNIQILYGNIATEGCVAKISGKEGEFFEGTAVVFEGEKDVIRGIQAGEVKPGNVVIIRYCGPKGGPGMSEMLKPTSAIMGAGLGSTVALITDGRFSGGSHGFVVGHVTPEAYEGGGIALIKNGDVITIDAVNNTINMKVSDEELAKRKANWKRPENGITQGVLLKYMRSVSSASHGCVTDK, from the coding sequence ATGGAATTAAACAAGTACAGCAAAACAATCACGCAAGATGAAACTCAACCAGCTTCACAGGCAATGTTCTACGGAATTGGTTTGACAGAAGAGGATCTTAAAAAAGCGCAGGTAGGAATTGTGAGTATGGGTTATGACGGAAATCCGTGTAACATGCACTTAAACGACCTGGCTAAAGATATTAAGAGAGGGGTCTGGGATGCTGATTTGGTCGGTTTGATTTTTAACACTATCGGTGTTAGTGATGGTATTTCTAATGGTAATGACGGGATGCGTTTTTCTTTGGTTTCCCGTGATGTAATCGCAGATTCTATTGAAACTGTAATGGGTGCACAATGGTACGATGGTATGATTGCGGTTCCTGGTTGTGATAAAAATATGCCTGGTGCTTTAATGGCTATGGGTAGAGTAAATCGTCCATCTATTATGGTGTATGGAGGCTCTATTCACCCGGGAAAATGGAAAGGGGAGGATTTGAATATAGTTTCTGCTTTTGAGGCTTTAGGTAAAAAAATTAAGAATACAATTACTCCTGAAGATTTTAAAGGAGTTATTCAAAATGCTTGCCCTGGTGCAGGCGCATGTGGTGGAATGTACACGGCTAACACTATGTCATCAGCGATTGAAGCATTAGGAATGAGTTTGCCTTACAGTTCTTCTAATCCTGCTTTAAGTCCTGAAAAGAAACAAGAATGTGTTGATGCCGGTAAAGCCATCAGGATATTATTAGAAAAAGATATTAAGCCTAGAGATATTATGACTCGTAAAGCATTCGAAAATGCAATTACGATGGTGGCTGTTTTAGGTGGTTCTACAAATGCGGTTATGCACTTAATTGCAATGGCGCACTCAGTAGGTATTGAATTGACATTAAAAGATTTCCAGGATATCAGTGATAAAACACCATTATTAGCCGACTTGAAACCAAGTGGTAAATACTTGATGGAAGACTTACACAATGTAGGTGGTGTTCCAGGTGTAATGAAATATTTATTAAAAGAAGGTTTCTTACATGGAGACTGTTTAACTGTAACAGGAAAAACAATTGCTGAAAACTTAGCTTCAGTGCCTGATTTGCATGACGGTCAGCAAGTAGTTTTTGAAATTTCAAAAGCATTAAAATCAACCGGTAATATTCAGATTCTTTACGGAAATATCGCTACAGAAGGTTGTGTAGCTAAAATTAGTGGTAAAGAAGGAGAATTTTTTGAAGGTACAGCTGTAGTTTTTGAAGGTGAAAAAGATGTAATCAGAGGAATACAAGCGGGTGAAGTTAAACCAGGAAACGTAGTGATTATTCGTTACTGCGGTCCAAAAGGTGGTCCGGGTATGTCGGAGATGTTAAAACCAACATCTGCCATTATGGGTGCTGGTTTAGGAAGTACTGTAGCTTTAATTACTGACGGACGTTTCTCTGGAGGTTCACACGGTTTTGTGGTAGGACACGTAACTCCGGAAGCTTATGAAGGCGGTGGAATTGCATTAATAAAAAATGGTGATGTTATTACAATTGATGCTGTAAATAACACTATAAATATGAAAGTTTCTGATGAAGAGTTAGCAAAAAGAAAAGCTAACTGGAAGAGACCAGAAAACGGAATTACACAAGGAGTTTTACTTAAATATATGCGTTCGGTCTCCAGTGCCTCTCATGGATGTGTTACCGACAAATAA
- the leuB gene encoding 3-isopropylmalate dehydrogenase, with the protein MNLKIAVLPGDGIGPEVIAQAKKALYAIGEVYNHEFVFEEALMGAIAIDKTGNPLPEQTLNLCLNTDAVLFGAIGDPKYDNNPNAKVRPEQGLLKLRKALGLFANIRPIKPYKSLIESSPLKREIIEGADFTIFRELTGGAYFGAKSLNEEGTHASDLCEYSEEEITRIAHLAFKSAQNRRKKLTMVDKANVLETSRLWRKVVQKVSESYPDVVLDFLFVDNAAMQLILNPKQFDVILTENLFGDILSDEASVITGSIGLLASASLGEKNALFEPIHGSYPQAKGKNIANPIASILSAAMLLEHFGLSKEANVIYKAVEKAIEFKVVTIDLRADSKFGTNEVGEFVSNFIFSKDDLLYFNNDNVHLGQSTIV; encoded by the coding sequence ATGAATTTGAAAATAGCAGTTTTACCAGGAGACGGAATTGGACCGGAGGTAATTGCACAAGCTAAAAAAGCATTGTATGCAATTGGCGAAGTGTATAATCACGAATTTGTGTTTGAAGAAGCTCTCATGGGGGCAATTGCTATTGATAAGACAGGAAATCCACTGCCAGAACAAACATTAAATCTTTGTCTAAACACTGACGCGGTTTTGTTTGGGGCAATCGGTGATCCTAAATATGATAATAATCCAAATGCAAAAGTTCGTCCTGAGCAAGGATTACTAAAACTTCGTAAAGCACTTGGTTTATTTGCTAATATACGTCCAATTAAACCTTATAAATCACTGATCGAATCTTCTCCTTTAAAAAGAGAAATCATTGAAGGTGCTGATTTTACTATTTTCAGAGAATTAACAGGTGGTGCTTATTTTGGAGCAAAATCCTTAAATGAAGAAGGAACGCATGCTTCGGATTTATGTGAGTATTCAGAAGAAGAAATTACAAGAATTGCGCATTTGGCTTTTAAATCGGCTCAAAACCGACGTAAAAAGCTGACTATGGTTGATAAAGCCAATGTTCTGGAAACCTCAAGACTGTGGAGAAAAGTTGTGCAGAAAGTTAGCGAAAGCTATCCGGATGTAGTTTTAGACTTTTTATTTGTAGATAATGCCGCAATGCAGCTGATTTTGAATCCGAAACAATTTGATGTGATTTTGACAGAGAATTTATTTGGGGATATTTTATCTGATGAAGCCAGTGTAATTACCGGATCTATTGGTTTATTGGCTTCTGCTTCGTTAGGAGAAAAAAATGCACTTTTTGAACCTATTCACGGTTCTTATCCTCAGGCAAAAGGTAAAAATATTGCTAACCCAATAGCTTCTATTTTATCAGCAGCAATGTTGTTAGAACATTTTGGGTTGTCTAAGGAAGCAAATGTGATTTACAAGGCAGTAGAAAAAGCGATTGAATTTAAGGTAGTAACAATAGATTTAAGAGCTGATTCAAAATTTGGGACTAATGAGGTTGGAGAGTTTGTTTCTAACTTTATTTTTAGCAAAGACGATTTACTATATTTTAATAATGACAACGTTCATCTCGGACAATCTACGATTGTTTAA